GCACTTATAACACAACGCGCAGAAATCACATCTAAGCCATATTTACTTAAAGCATCAAAACTTTTTTCCACATACTCTTTTATAGACTCAGTTAGCTCAAATTGCTTTCCAACTATACTTGTATTCATTACTTCTCCTTTTTATGAAGTTAAATACATTATAGCACTTTAATCGTAAAAAATTAACTTTTTAAATAAAAAATAAATTTAAAATTTTAAAGGATCTAAAATAAGCACACCGTTTGCTGAAAGTTTTTTTCCTTGAAAATACATTTTACAAAAAGAAACAATTAAAGCATGAAAAATTTGATAAAGCTCATATAATTTACATTCTTTTTTTAGTAAAACACACAATTCTTGTTGATTTTTAGCTATGTCTTTTTTAAAAAAATCTGCCAATTCATCATAACTTTGACACTCATAGCCTAAATAATTAGCTATTTTTGCACTATAAACATCAACTACTAAAACTTCTTTTTTGCATATATAATTTAAAATTCCATCTGCACTTTCTTGACCCAAACCTTTAACATCTAAAAGCCATTCTCTATCTACTTCTTCTTTAAAAAGTTCAAAAGAATTAAAATCTT
This genomic stretch from Campylobacter lari subsp. concheus harbors:
- a CDS encoding 3-methyladenine DNA glycosylase, translated to MSGYEIFKALVNANTDYKDFEWLENNTLSEFEILISVILTQNTNWKNVLKALTNLKQANITKIEDLSKLNTQDLALLIKPSGFYNTKAKYIKNFTQKYFQDFNSFELFKEEVDREWLLDVKGLGQESADGILNYICKKEVLVVDVYSAKIANYLGYECQSYDELADFFKKDIAKNQQELCVLLKKECKLYELYQIFHALIVSFCKMYFQGKKLSANGVLILDPLKF